From the Lathyrus oleraceus cultivar Zhongwan6 chromosome 3, CAAS_Psat_ZW6_1.0, whole genome shotgun sequence genome, the window TGGATTGACAACGGTGGTATCGTCTGCGAGCTATTTTGATGGACAAGGTGTAGTTCCATCAATATAACCTAGAAGATCATAGCCTGTTAAAAGAGCCATGAATTGAATTCTCTAGGCAGGATAATTGCCTCCATCAAGTTTAATGGAGAGTTGAGAACCAGCATTCAAGACAATCAGTTTGTCGACTGGTGATGACATAGTGGGCGTCGGTTCAGAAGGCATAACACGGACCGGAAAAAAAATTGCTTTTAAGCTTTACGCTCTGATACCATGAAGAGAATGATTCTTTTATATTATGTTCCAGCCATAAATGCTGAGTATTTATAGATACAAGTGATACTTGAGTGTATAACTAATTCCTAATCTTAAGGGAACCCTATTGTTGAATCCTAGTATTAAGCAATGCATAATTCAAACTATACCAACTCATATGCATAGTAATAGGAATGGTTGGTTACACTTAATTATTGGAACAACTTATTCTTATCTATTATTAGTTCAGGCGTAAAAGATTGTTACTATTGTATCTGTTATTGCAATTTCTAAAAGCTTCAATATCGAAGTTATGTGACAATGTGATTTTTGAGCATCAATTTGGAAAAGTTAAGACTGAAGTAAACATACACTAAACCACTACTGATGCTTGTATAAAATAGACTTCATCCTTCAATATTAGAAGGTGCAAGAAACATATgagttttattttaaaaaattattttcaagGTCAAGAAATCACTTTGTCCAATAGTTCCTTTTAATTAGATATTAACTTGAAAAAAATGAACTTTAAATTTCTAAATTACTCACACCATAAAATGTCAGATTAGAGACAAAGCATACCTCAAATTAGACATAAGCTTAAGAGACCTCACAATTTAGAAGATTGATTCAATACTGACACAACAAACTCTCACGTAAGACATCTTAAAACATTATACTCCCTTCGTCCGATAATGAGTGATCCACTTGACTATTTCACATAGATTCAAAAAATGAATAAACGGAAGATAGAGAATGACATTTTTACTATACTACCCTGATCATGTATtgaaaatgatgaaaataatattaatcagagggtaaaaataaaaatatatatatctatatatttAAAATTGAAATGGATCATTCATTTTGGAATACTCATTTATTCCAAATGGACCACTCATTGTGGGATGGAAGGAGTAACAAATACAAATTGCCAACTCACAAGAAACAAAAACTCACTATCAACGTCATCTGGGTCAACAATCCGTTTACGCCTAAAATAATCATCCCTAGTAAATTTATCTCTTAAAGTAAAGTGCCAAGAGAAAATCATAACATAGGAAATGGTCCAACTCTTAAAAAAAGGAGGACTTGAGCAATAGTAGAAGAAAACTAAGGGAAACAGAAATGATGATGAGACAATAATCAGTCTTATCGAGATTTAAAAATTTGAAACTAATAATAgtataattttttaaaaaatattattataaatatttacTAGCATAATTTTTAGTATAActattaataaatatttttaaattgaaaatttgaattttaaaaaaataaatataattttttacaaTGGTATACTTTTCATTTACACAAAATCACATATCATAGAACTATTCAATTACACGTAATTAGTAAAAAATGAAATTGTTTATTTATTAAAGTTAGTGGATTTAGATTACTTAATTACTTTTTATATTTGTCCACTTTTTTATTCATTAATacttaaaataattttaaaaattaatatgtGTATTTGCTTAACAAAAGTAAATGCTATAACTTGATTATGATATATTTATCGTCGCGTCTAGAAATTAACAAAGTCACCATTATCCTTTATTAATTCATAAAGAATagaaaaataatgataaaatctAAAGCTAAGGATGAAAATTGGAATTCGAGAGTCAATTAGGCAAATgaaaggtgttaggcacccctcACTCAATGGCAGCCTTCCCTAATTCTAGGGTTAATATGTTATCTATGGGATATTTGTTTAATACTATTTACTACTTGTCTAATAGTTTACTTACCGgggattattttattattatttacgAGAAAAATTGATTTATCaataaaagaaaatttaatcatgaaGGAAACTCTTCATTTGCATCCACCTGCTCCATTATTGATAACCTATAAATGTGATGAAACCGTGAATATAATAGACTTCAATGTGCCAAAAAATGCACAAGTGTTAGTCAATGTATGGGCCATGGGAAGAGATTCAACAATTTGGGAAAATCCAAATATGTTCATACCTAAAAGATTTTTGGAGTGTGACATTAATTATAAGGGTAATAGTTTTGAGCTTATACCATTTAGGGCAAGTAAAAGAATTTGTCCAGGATTGCCTTTGGCTCACAGGGGTGTGCATTTAATGGTGGCATCCCTTGTACGCAATTTTGAATGGAAACTTGTTGATGGGCTAAAGCCAGAGGATATGAATATGGAGGAGAAATTTGGGTTAACCTTAAAGATGGTTCAATCTATACGAGTTCAAGCTCATATGTCACCAACTTAATTAGGTGGATATATTTATAAGAAAAAATAAAGGCATACGTAATATTTGTCACTTATATCACCGTTGCAGTTGCAAACACGTATGCGGTTGCAGCTGCAACGTAAAATACATATGTGGTTGGTGCGACCACAAATTATGATGGTGGCGATGTTGTTCAGGCGTAAAAAATTGTTACTATTGTATCTGTTATTGCAATTTCTAAAAGCTTCAATATCAAAGTTATGTGACAATGTGATTTTTGAGCGTCAATTTGGAAAAGTTAAGACTGAAGTAAACATACCCTAAACCACTACTGATGCTTGTATAAAATAGACTTCATCCTTCAATATTAGAAGGTGCAAGAAACATATgagttttattttaaaaaattattttcaagatcaagaaaTCACTTTGTCCAATAGTTCCTTTTTATTAGATATTAACTTGAAAAAAATGAACTTTAGATTTCTAAATTACTCACACCATAAAATGTCAGATTAGAGACAAAACATACCTCAAATTAGACATAAGCTTAAGAAACCTCACAATTAAGAAGATTGATTCAATACTGACATAACAAACTCTCACATAAGACATCTTAAAACATTATACTCCCTTCGTCCGATAATTAGTGATCCAGTTGACCATTTCACATagattaaaaaaatgaataaatgaaaTATAGAGAATGACATTTTTACTATACTACCCTGATCATGTATTGAAAATGATGAAAGTAATATTAATTTGAggataaatatatatatatatatatatatatatatatatatatatatatatatatatatatatatatatatatatatatatatatgtatatttaAAATTGAAATGGATCATTCATTTGGAATACTCGTTTATTGCAAATAGACCAATCATTGTCGGATGAAAGGAGTACCAAATACAAATTGCCAACTCACAAGAAACAAAAACTCACTATCAACGTCATCTGGTTCAACAATCCGTTTACGCCTAAAATAATCATCCCTAGTAAATTTATCTCTTTAAGTAAAGTGCCAAGAGAAAATCAAAACATAGGAAGGGGTCCAACTCTTAAAAAAAGGAGGACTTGAGCAATAGCAGAAGAAAACTAAGGGAAACAGAAATGATAATGAGACAATAATCAGTCTTATGGAGATTTAAAAATTTGAAACTAATAATAGtataatttttttaaagatattattataaatatttacTAGAATAATTTTTAGTgtaattattaataaatatttttaaattgaaaatttgaattttaaaaaagtaaatataattttttacaaTGGTATACTTTTCATTTACACAAAATCACATATCATAGAACTATTCGATTACACGTAATTCTTAAAAAATGAAATTGTTTATTTATTAATGTTAGTGGATTTAGATTACTTAATTAGTTTTTATATTTGACCACTTTTTTATTcattaatatttaaaataattttaaaaattaatatgtGTATTTGCTTAACAAAAGTAAATGTTATAACTTGACTATAATATATTTATCGTCACGTCTAGAAATTAACATAGTCACCATTATCTTTTATTAATTCATAAAGAATagaaaaataatgataaaatctAAAACTAAGTATGAAACCTGGATTTCGAGAGTCAGTTAAGCAAATgaaaggtgttaggcacccctcACTCAATGGAAGCCTTACTTGTCTAATGGTTTACTTACAGGggattattttattattactTACAAGAAAATTGACTTATCaataaaagaaaatttaatcatgaaaGAGAATAAAGAAAATTGAGTTGTTAAGGAAACTCTTCATTTGCATCCACCTGCTCCATTATTGCTACCCTATAAATGTGATGAAACTGAGAATATATTAGACTTCAATGTGCCAATAAAATGCACAAGTGTTAGTCAATGTATGGGCCATGGGAAGAGATTCAACAATTTGGGAAAATCCAAATATGTTCATACCTAAAAGATTTTTGGAGTGTGACATTAATTATAAGGGTAATAGTTTTGAGCTTATACCATTTGGGGCAAGCAAAAGAATTTGTCCAGGATTGCCTTTGGCTGACAGGGCTTTGCATTTAATGGTGGCATCCCTTGTATGCAATTTTGAATCGAAACTTGTTGATGGGCTAAAGCCAGAGGATATGAATATGGAGGAGAAAATTAGGTTAACCTTAAAGATGGTTCAATCTCTACGAGCTCAAGCTGATATGTCACCAACTTAATTAGGTGGATATATTTATAAGAAAAAATAAAGGCATACATAATATTTGTCACTTATATCACCGTTGCAGTTAAAAACACGTATGCGGTTGCAGCTGCAACGTAAAATACATATGTGGTTGGTGCGACCACCAATTATGATGGTGGCGATGCTGTTCAAGCATAAAAAATTGTTACTATTGTATTTGTTATTGCAATTTCTAAAGGCTTCGATATCAAAGTTATGTGACATTGTGATTTTTGAGCGTCAAATTGGAAAAGTTAAGACTTAAGTAAACATACACTAAACCACTACTGATGCTTGTATAAATGTCCAATAGTTCCTTTTTATTAGATATTAACTTGAAATAAATGAACTTTAGATTTCTAAATTACTCACACCATAAATTGTCAGATTAGAGACAAAGCATACCTAAAATTAGACATAAGCTTAAAAGACCTCACAATTTAGAAGATTGATTCAATACTGACACAACAAACTCTCACATAATACATCTTAAAACATTATACTCCCTTCGTTCGATAATGAGTGATCCAGTTGACCATTTCACATagattaaaaaaatgaataaatgaaaGATAGAGAATGACATTTTTACTATACTACCCTGATCATGTATtgaaaatgatgaaaataatattaattagagggtataaataaaaatatatatatttaaaattgAAATGGATCATTCATTTTGGAATATTCATTTATTCCAAATGGACTACTAATTGTGGGATGGAAGGAGTACCAAATACAAATTGCCAACTCACAAGAAACAAAAACTCACTATCAACGTCATCTGGGTTAAAATTCCGCTTACGCCTAAAATAATCATCCCTAGTAAATTTATCTCTTCAAGTAAAGTGCCAAGAGAAAATCAAAACATAGGAAGGGGTCCGGCTCTTAAAAAAAGGAGGACTTGAGCAATAGCAGAAGATAACTAAGGGAAACAGAAATGATAATGAGACAATAATCAGTATTATCGAGATTTAAAAATTTGAAACTAATAATAGTATAATTTTTTGAAAgatattattataaatatttacTAGCATAATTGTTAGTATAATTATTAATAAATACTTTTAAAttgaaaatttgaattttaaaaaagtaaaaataattttttacaatGGTATACTTTTCATTTACACAAAATCACATATCATAGAACTATTCAATTACACGTAATTCTTAAAAAATGAAATTGTTTATTTATTAATGTTAGTGGATTTAGAATActtaattattttttatatttttccACTTTTTTATTcattaatatttaaaataattttaaaaattaatatgtGTATTTGCTTAACAAAAGTAAATGTTATAACTTGATTATAATATATTTATCGTCGCGTCTAGAAAGTAACATAGTCACCATTATCCTTTATTAGTTCATAAAGAATagaaaaataatgataaaatctAAAGCTAAGGATGAAACTTGGATTTCGAGAGTCAGTTAAGCAAATgaaaggtgttaggcacccctcACTCAATGGAAGTCTTCCCTAGTTCTAGGGTTAATATGTTATCTATGGGATATTTGTTTAATACTATTTACTACTTATCTAATGGTTTACTTACAGGTGATTATTTTATTATTACTTACTAGAAAATTGAGTTATCaataaaagaaaatttaatcatgaaaGAGAATAAAGAAAATTGAGTTGTGAAAGAAACTCTTCATTTGCATCCACCTGGTCCATTATTGATACCCTATAAATGTGATGAAACTGTGAATATATTAGACTTCAATATGCCAAAAAAAATGCACAAGTGTTATTCAATGTTTGGGCCATGGGAAGAGATTCAACAATTTGGGAAAATCCAAATATGTTCATACCTAAAATATTTTTGGAGGGTGACATTAATTATAAGGGTAAGAGTTTTGAGCTTATACCATTTGGGGCAAGCAAAAGAATTTGTCCAGGATTGCCTTTGGCTCACAGGGCTGTGCATTTAATGGTGGCATCCCTTATACGCAACTTTGAATGGAAACTTGTTGATGGGCTAAAGCCAGAGGATATGAATATGGAGGAGAAATTTGGGTTAACCTTAAAGATGGTTCAATCCCTACGTGTTCAAGCTGATATGTCACCAATTTAATTAGGTGGATATATTTATAAGAAAAATGAAGGCATACGTAATATTTGTCACTTATATCACCGTTGCAGTTGCAAACACGTATGCGGTTGGAGCTGCAACGTAAAATACATATGTGGTTGGTGCGACCACCAATTATGATGGTGGCGATGTTGTTCAGGCGTAAAAAATTGTTACTATTGTATTTGTTCCTTGCAATTTCTAAAAGTTTCAATATCGAAGTTATGTGATAATGTGATTTTTGAGCGTCAATTTGGAAAAGTTAATACTGGAGTAAACATAACTAAACCACTACTGATGCTTGTATAAAATAGACTTCATCCTTCAATATTAGAAGGTGCAAGAAACATATgagttttatttaaaaaaattattttcaagatcaagaaaTCAATTTTTCCAATAGTTCTTTTCATTAGATATTAACTTGAAAAAAATATACTTTAGATCTCTAAATTACTCACACCATAAATTGTCAGATTAGAGACAAAGCTTACCTCAAATTAGACATAAGCTTAAAAGACCTCACAATTTAGAAGATTGATTCAATACTGACACAACAAACTCTCACATAAGACATCTTAGAACATTATACTCCCTTCGTCCGATAATGAGTGATCCAGTTGACCATTTCACATagattaaaaaaatgaataaatgaaaGATAGAGAATGACATTTTTACTATACTATCCTGATCATGTAttaaaaatgatgaaaataatattaattagagggtaaaatatatatatatatatatatatatatatatatatatatatatatatatatatatatatatatatatatatatatatatatttaaaattgAAATGGATCATTCATTTTAGAATACTCATTTATTCCAAATGCACCACTCATTGTGGGATGGAAGGAGTACCAAATACAAATTGCCAACTCACACGAAACAAAAACTCACTATCAACGTCATTTGGGTCAACAATCCGCTTACGCCTAAAAGAATCATCCCTAGTAAATTTATCTCTTCAAGTAAAGTGCCAAGAGAAAATCAAAATATAGGAAGGGGTCCAACTCTTAAAAAAAGGAGGACTTGAGCAATAGCAGAAGAGAACTATGGGAAACAGAAATGATAATGAGACAATAATCAGTCTTATCGAGTTTTAAAAATTTGAAACTAATAATAGTATAATGTTTTGAAAgatattattataaatatttacTAGCATAATTGTTAGTATAATTATTAGtaaatatttttaaattgaaaatttgaattttaaaaaagtaaatataattttttacaaTGGTATACTTTTCATTTACACAAAATCACATATCATAGAACTATTCAATTGCACGTCATTCTTAAAAAATGAAATTGTTTATTTATTAATGTTAGTGGATTTAGATTACTTAATTAGTTTTTATATTTGTCCACTTTTTTATTcattaatatttaaaataattttaaaaattaatatgtGTATTTGCTTAACAAAAGTAAATGTTATAACTTGATTATAATATATTTATCCTCGCGTCTAGAAATTAACATAGTTACCATTATCCTTTATTAATTCATAAAGAATAGAAAAATAAAGATAAAATCTTAAGCTAAAGATGAAACTTGGAATTCGAGAGTCAGTTAAGCAAATgaaaggtgttaggcacccctcACTCAATGGAAGCCTTCCCTAATTCTAGGATTAATATGTTCTCTATGGGATATTTGTTTAATACTATTTACTACTTGTCTAACGGTTTACTTACAgtggattattttattattactTACAAGAAAATTGAGTTATCaataaaagaaaatttaatcatgaaaGAGAATAAAGAAAATTGAGTTGTGAAGGAAACTCTTCATTTGCATCCACCTGCTCCATTACTGCTACCCTATAAATGTGATGAAACTGTGAATATATTAGACTTCAATATGCCAAAAAAATGCACAGGTGTTAGTCAATGTATGGGCCATGGGAAGAGATTCAACAATTTGGGAAAATCCAAAAATGTTCATACCTAAAAGATTTTTGGAGTGTGACATTAATTATAAGGGTAATAGTTTTGAGCTTATACCATTTGGGGCAAGCAAAAGAATTTGTCTAGGATTGCCTTTAGCTCACATGGCTGTGCATTTAATGGTGGCATCCCTTGTACGCAACTTTGAATGGAAACTTTGTGATGGGCTAAAGCTAGAGGATATGAATATGGAGGAGAATTTTGGGTTAACCTTAAAGATGGTTCAATCTCTACGAGTTCAAGCTGATGTGTCACCAACTTAATTAGGTGGATATATTTATAAGAAGAAATAAAGGCATACGTAATATTTGTCACTTATTTCACCGTTGCATTCGAAAACACGTATGCAGTTGCAGCTGCAACGTAAAATACATATGTGGTTGGTGAGACCACCAATTATGATGGTGGCAATGTTGTTCAGGCGTAAAAAATTGTTACTATTGTATCTGTTATTGCAATTTCTAAAAGATTCAATATCGAAGTTATGTGACAATGTGATTTTTGAGCGTCAATTTGGAAAAGTTAAGGCTGAAGTAAACATACACTAAACCACTACTGATGCTTGTATAAAATAGACTTCATCCTTCAATATTAGAAGGTGCAAGAAACATATgagttttattttaaaaaattattttcaagatcaagaaaTCAATTTGTCCAATAGTTCCTTTTTATTAGATATTAACTTGAAAAAAATGAGCTTTAGATTTTTAAGTTACTCACACCATAAATTGTCAGATTAGATACAAAGCATACCTCAAATTAGACATAAGCTTAAGAGACCTCACAATTTAGAAGATTGATTCAATACTGACACAACAAACTCTCACATAAGACATCTTAAAACATTATACTCCCTCCGTCCGATAATGAGTGATCCAGTTGACCATTTCAAATAgattaaaaaaaatgaataaatgaaaGATAGAGAATGATATTTTTACTAAACTATCCTGATCATGTAttggaaatgatgaaaataatattaattagagggtaaaaataaaaatatatatatatttaaaattgAAATGGATCATTCATTCTTGAACACTCATTTATTTCAAATGGACCACTCATTATGGGATGGAAGGAGTACCAAATACAAATTGCGAACTAACAAGAAACAAAAACTCACTATCAACGTCATCTGGGTCAATAATCCGTTTACGTCTAAAACAATCATCCCTAGTAAATTTATTTCTTTATGTAAAGTGCCAAGAGAAAGTCAAAACATAATAAGGGGTCCAACTCTTAAAAAAAGGAGGACTTGAGCAATAGCAGAAGAGAACTAAGGGAAACATAAATGACAATGAGACAATAATCAGTCTTATCGAGATTTAAAAATTTGAAACTAATAATGGtataatttttttaaagatattattataaatatttactagtataattattaataaatatttttacattgaaattttgaattttaaaaacgtaaatataattttttacaaTGGTATACTTTTCATTTACACAAAATCAAATATCATAGAACTATTCAATTACTCGTAGTTCTTAAAAAATGAAATTGTTTATTTATTAATGTTAGTGGATTTAGATTACTTAATTAGTTTTTATATTTGTCCACTTTTTTATTcaataatatttaaaataattttaaaaattaatgTGTGTATTTGCTTAACAAAAGTAAATTTTATAACTTGATTATAATATATTTATCGTCGCATCTAGAAATTTACATAGTCACCATTATCCTTTATTAATTCATACAGAAtataaaaataatgataaaatctAAAGCTAAGGATGAAACCTGGAATTCGAGAGTCTGTTAACCAAATgaaaggtgttaggcacccctcACTCAATGGAAGCCTTCCCTAACTCTAGCGTTAATATGTTATCTATGGGATATTTGTTTAATACTATTTACTACTCGTCTAATGGTTTACTTACAGGGGATTA encodes:
- the LOC127130943 gene encoding cytochrome P450 76T24-like — protein: MKETLHLHPPAPLLITYKCDETVNIIDFNVPKNAQVLVNVWAMGRDSTIWENPNMFIPKRFLECDINYKGNSFELIPFRASKRICPGLPLAHRGVHLMVASLVRNFEWKLVDGLKPEDMNMEEKFGLTLKMVQSIRVQAHMSPT